Genomic segment of Mycolicibacterium psychrotolerans:
CGCTGACGGCGGTGCAGCGGGCCGGCGGCGCGCAACCCGGCGACCGGACCCTGGTCGACGCCTTGGCCGCCGTCGTCGACGACGCCGGCGGGCGCGGGGTCGACGTGCTCGACGAGGCGTCGGTGCTGGCGGGGATCGGCGCGGCCGCGTCGACCGCGGACATGGTCGCAGGCCGGGGCCGGGCCGCATATGTCGGCGAACGTGCGATCGGTCACCCCGACGCGGGTGCCGTCGCGATGGCATGGCTGTGCGCGACCCTCTGGCAGGCCGTCGGCGGCGGATCCGCATCGGTGGACACGGCGCTGGGCGACCTCCTGCCCGCCGAGTCGAGCTCATAGCCAATTCACAGCCGGCACCTAACCGGCTCAGTGAATTACCGGAGGAGGATCGACTCCATGAGCGAGACAACACCGCCGCAGGATCAGCACGAGCCCGCGACCGGCCCCGTACTGACGCCACCTCCCACCTATCAGGAACCGCCACCGGTCCCGCCGCAGCCCGTCTACGTCGAGCAGTCCAGCAGACTCAACAAGGCGGCCGCATGGGTCGGCATCGTCGCCGGCTCGCTGTTCGTCGTCGTCGTCATCTTCGGCGCCGGATTCCTCACCGGCAAGGCGGTCAGCAACGGCCACCGCGGGGACTACGACCGCGGCCACGAGATGATGATGCGCCCCGGACCGGCCATGTTCCCGATGGGTCCCCCCGGAGGCATGCAACGCGGCCCGGCCTTCCCCGGGCCGTTCGGCCCCGGCGGGCAGATCATCGAGATCCCGCGCCCGCCCGGCGGTGCGCCGACCGCTCCCGACACGCCTGCGCCGTCGCGTCCGTAGAGCCCGGCGCATGGATGGTTTCGGCGGCTTCCGGGTACCCGCTGCCTCGGACGGCGGCGCAGCCCGGCAGCCGCCCGGCCCCCGAGGAGAGTAGATGTCTGACAAGTACGCGACGACCGATGCGGGGGCGCCGATCCCCAGCGTCGAGCATTCGCTGACCGTCGGCCCCGACGGCCCGATCCTGCTGCAGGACCATTACCTGCTCGAGCAGATGGCCAACTTCAACCGGGAACGGATTCCCGAGCGACAGCCCCACGCCAAGGGCGGCGGCGCCTTCGGTCAGTTCGAGGTCACCCACGACGTGAGCGCATTCACCAAGGCGGCGTTCCTGCAGCCCGGCGTGAAAACCGAGATGGTCGCCCGGTTCTCGACGGTGGCCGGCGAGCGGGGCAGCCCGGACACGTGGCGGGATCCGCGCGGGTTCGCGCTGAAGTTCTACACGTCGGAGGGCAACTTCGACATGGTCGGAAACAACACGCCCGTGTTCTTCATCCGCGACCCCATGAAGTTCCAGAACTTCATCCGCAGCCAGAAACGCATGCAGGCCAACAATCTTCGCGACCACCACATGCAGTGGGACTTCTGGACGCTGTCGCCGGAGTCGGCGCACCAGGTCACCTGGCTGATGGGAGACCGCGGCATCCCGAAGACGTGGCGGCACATGAACGGCTACTCCAGCCACACCTACAGCTGGCTCAACGCCGACGACGAGATGTTCTGGGTGAAGTACCACTTCAAGACCGATCAGGGCATCGAGTTCCTGACTCAGGAGGACGGCGACCGGCTCGCCGGCGAAGACGGCGACTACCACCAGCGCGACCTGTTCACCGCGATCGAGGACGGCAACTTCCCGTCCTGGACGCTGCACGTGCAGATCATGCCGTTCGAGGACGCCAAGACCTACCGCATCAATCCGTTCGACCTGACCAAGGTGTGGCCGCACAGCGACTACCCGCTGCAGCAGGTGGGCACGATGACGCTGAACCGCAACGTCGTCGACTATCACGCACAGATCGAGCAGGCCGCGTTCGAACCGAACAACATC
This window contains:
- a CDS encoding catalase, yielding MSDKYATTDAGAPIPSVEHSLTVGPDGPILLQDHYLLEQMANFNRERIPERQPHAKGGGAFGQFEVTHDVSAFTKAAFLQPGVKTEMVARFSTVAGERGSPDTWRDPRGFALKFYTSEGNFDMVGNNTPVFFIRDPMKFQNFIRSQKRMQANNLRDHHMQWDFWTLSPESAHQVTWLMGDRGIPKTWRHMNGYSSHTYSWLNADDEMFWVKYHFKTDQGIEFLTQEDGDRLAGEDGDYHQRDLFTAIEDGNFPSWTLHVQIMPFEDAKTYRINPFDLTKVWPHSDYPLQQVGTMTLNRNVVDYHAQIEQAAFEPNNIVPGTGLSPDKMLLARGFSYADAHRHRLGVNYKQIPVNEPKVEVRAYSKDGPMRIHNVTDPVYAPNSMGGPEADPRRASEVHWASDGDMVRSAYALRAEDDDWSQAGTLVREVLDDQARERLVSNIVGHVSDGVREPVLSRVFEYWRNVDPDLGKNIEEGVRGAGA